TCCACGTGCGGCTCCTTTGCCTCACGCTCAAGCTCGCTCAGCCCGCTATTGCGGAACTTGGACACGCCGGCACGCCCGCCAACCGGGAATTGAAAGATCGTTGCCGTCTCGCGATGAAAGCCAGTTGCCATATCGACCATCTCACTTTGTTTGCATCGAAACATTTAGGTCTGGAGCAAACCCGCAAAGACTGGATTCGCTCCGTTTGATTAAAAAAAAATCACGTTGCGAAAAATATAGGCATTAAACGGTCAATCAGCAAGAAAAACCATTCCGAAAGCGCCAGTTTTTGGGGCAAATGCCAATCCGTCGCGCGCAATCGAAATCATTGCATCGCAGCAGGGCATTTCAGCTGAGGATGCCGGCTATCTATCAGGATTCAATGATGAAACATGAGGGGTGAATTTGCCTGCCGCAGTGCAACAGAAGCGGGCGTCGCCGATATTGCAGCCCCGGCGCGCCAAGGCCCCTGAAAGATTTTTCGAAAAAATCGGCCGATATCGCCAATCTGGCACGCGGCATGCATCTAAGGGGTCAGCCCTTGAACGCGAATGTGCTTCCGGTGGCAAAAGCCACGGCAAGCCTCAAGGCTTCGCATTGTTACCTATGAGAGGTTCGTAATGACTAAGTTCAAACTCGAGTACATCTGGCTGGACGGATACAAGCCGGTCGCAAACCTGCGCGGCAAGACACAGATCAAGGAATTCGATGAATTCCCCACACTCGAGCAGTTGCCGCTTTGGGGTTTTGACGGCTCCTCCACCCAGCAGGCCGAAGGCCACTCATCGGATTGCGTGCTGAAGCCCGTTGCGATCTACCCGGATCCGGCCCGCACCAACGGCGCGCTCGTCATGTGCGAAGTCATGATGCCCGATGGCGTCACCCCGCACGCTTCCAACAGCCGCGCCACGATCCTCGAAGACGAAGACGCATGGTTCGGTTTCGAACAGGAATATTTCTTCTACCAGGACGGCCGCCCGCTCGGTTTCCCGGAACAGGGTTACCCCGCTCCGCAGGGTCCGTATTACACCGGCGTCGGCTTCAAGAACGTCGGCTCGGTTGCCCGCGAAATCGTTGAAGAGCACCTCGATCTCTGCCTCGAAGCCGGCATCAACCATGAAGGCATCAACGCCGAAGTGGCCAAGGGCCAGTGGGAATTCCAGGTATTCGGCAAGGGCTCCAAGCGCGCCGCCGACCAGATCTGGATCGCCCGTTACCTGCTGCTGCGTCTTTGCGAACAGTACGGCATCGACGTCGAGTTCCATTGCAAGCCGCTCGGCGATACCGACTGGAACGGCTCCGGCATGCATTGCAACTTCTCGACCAAGTTCATGCGCGAAGTTGGCGGCAAGGACTATTTCGAAGCCCTCATGGCCGCTTTCGCCAAGAATTGGCAGGAGCACATCGACGTTTACGGTCCGGACAACCATCTGCGCCTGACCGGCAAGCACGAAACCGCTCCGTGGAACAAGTTCTCCTATGGCGTGGCAGACCGTGGCGCCTCGATCCGCGTTCCGCACTCCTTCGTCAACAACGGTTACCGTGGTTACCTCGAAGACCGTCGTCCGAATTCGCAGGGCTGCCCCTACCAGATCGCTTCCGTCGTTCTGAAGACGATCGCAGAAGTGCCGCTCGCAAAGTCGGCTGCTGCCTGATAACTTAAGGCATGGCGTCGCCCGCAACCGGGCGACGCCATTTTTATGTCCATCGAACGGCTGGGCCGGACACGCGACCTTTTCGCCCTCTGCCCGCCCGTCATATTCTTCCTTAGGCGCAAACTCGACGAAGTTGCAGCACGTCAAGCAAGAAGGTGAGCGATGGGCATTCTCCAGAAATTCTCTCTCGAAAACCGCACCGCCATCATCACCGGCAGCGGTCGCGGCCTCGGTTTCGAAATCGCCAAAGGCTTCGCCGAGGCGGGCGCCCATGTCTGGCTGACCGGCCGTAACGCCGAGACGTTGCAACAGGCGGTCGACACGCTGCGCAAGGCGGGCGGAAAGGCCGATTATGCAGCCTTCGATATTGCCGACACGGCTGCAGGAAGCGCGCTTGTCCGCCGCATCATGGATGAGGCCGGCCATCTCGATATCCTCGTCAACAATGTCGGCGCGCGCGACCGCCGCCCGCTTGCCGAATTTACCGACGACGACGTGCTGGAGCTCATCCGCACCGACCTCACCTCCTCCATCTCGCTGTCGCGTGATGCGGCTGAAGCCATGAATGCCAACGGTTACGGCCGCATCATCACCATCACCTCCATTCTCGGCCATATCGTCCGGCCGGGTGATGCGATCTATCCCGTCGCCAAACAGGGGCTGACCGGGCTGATGCGGGCGATTGCAGTGGAATATGGCGCGCGCGGCATCACCAGCAACGCCATTGCCCCCGGCATGTTCGCCACCGAAACCAATGCCGCCCTTGCCGAAAACCCTGACATGG
This window of the Agrobacterium fabrum str. C58 genome carries:
- a CDS encoding DUF2735 domain-containing protein, with translation MVDMATGFHRETATIFQFPVGGRAGVSKFRNSGLSELEREAKEPHVDFGSWYHDDAIRDEERDGKPHS
- a CDS encoding glutamine synthetase beta-grasp domain-containing protein — its product is MTKFKLEYIWLDGYKPVANLRGKTQIKEFDEFPTLEQLPLWGFDGSSTQQAEGHSSDCVLKPVAIYPDPARTNGALVMCEVMMPDGVTPHASNSRATILEDEDAWFGFEQEYFFYQDGRPLGFPEQGYPAPQGPYYTGVGFKNVGSVAREIVEEHLDLCLEAGINHEGINAEVAKGQWEFQVFGKGSKRAADQIWIARYLLLRLCEQYGIDVEFHCKPLGDTDWNGSGMHCNFSTKFMREVGGKDYFEALMAAFAKNWQEHIDVYGPDNHLRLTGKHETAPWNKFSYGVADRGASIRVPHSFVNNGYRGYLEDRRPNSQGCPYQIASVVLKTIAEVPLAKSAAA
- a CDS encoding SDR family oxidoreductase gives rise to the protein MGILQKFSLENRTAIITGSGRGLGFEIAKGFAEAGAHVWLTGRNAETLQQAVDTLRKAGGKADYAAFDIADTAAGSALVRRIMDEAGHLDILVNNVGARDRRPLAEFTDDDVLELIRTDLTSSISLSRDAAEAMNANGYGRIITITSILGHIVRPGDAIYPVAKQGLTGLMRAIAVEYGARGITSNAIAPGMFATETNAALAENPDMVAFAKLRVPLERWGRPDEIAGAALFLASDAASFVNGHILTVDGGMSVRL